The proteins below come from a single Streptomyces spongiicola genomic window:
- a CDS encoding serine integrase family protein, whose translation MNTGWWGRRNEFSWGSFCALAHLHRDRLALRIHDGAFSAMDLTARHPRTGELLSTVKFMVQTLAAGELQRDLQRELTYDGLRAAEAKGAKGGRRPAVAAAKTHGVRTAYLKGRSIAALTRHHGVSRGAIRTAIAGLIPRHTAIEADAPVPEPSVTLDMPGKVADFLRTSELEPAERAAFDEDQAVRRGATPSASAPFPRSTSNSSSAVGSSTAPRRFPPSARPAASTRIR comes from the coding sequence GTGAATACTGGCTGGTGGGGGCGTAGGAACGAGTTCTCTTGGGGAAGCTTCTGCGCCCTTGCGCACCTGCACCGCGACCGCCTCGCCCTGCGCATCCACGACGGCGCGTTCTCCGCGATGGACCTCACCGCCCGCCACCCGCGCACCGGCGAGCTGCTGTCCACCGTGAAGTTCATGGTGCAGACCCTCGCCGCCGGCGAACTCCAGCGAGACCTCCAACGCGAGCTGACCTACGACGGGCTGCGGGCCGCCGAGGCCAAGGGCGCGAAGGGCGGGCGCCGCCCCGCCGTGGCGGCCGCGAAGACCCACGGCGTGCGCACCGCGTACCTGAAGGGCCGCTCCATCGCCGCGCTCACCCGCCACCACGGCGTCAGCCGCGGCGCCATCCGCACGGCCATCGCCGGCCTCATTCCCCGCCACACCGCCATCGAGGCGGACGCCCCAGTCCCGGAGCCGTCGGTCACCCTCGACATGCCGGGCAAGGTCGCCGACTTCCTCCGCACCTCCGAACTGGAGCCCGCCGAGCGGGCCGCGTTCGATGAGGACCAGGCCGTACGACGCGGGGCTACACCCTCCGCGTCAGCGCCGTTCCCGCGGTCCACCTCCAACTCCTCGAGCGCTGTGGGGTCCTCGACGGCACCACGGCGGTTCCCGCCCAGCGCAAGGCCCGCCGCGAGTACGAGAATCAGGTGA
- a CDS encoding regulator, whose protein sequence is MTDRPPQRTPNRQLAALIAEAGFSNAGLARRVDQLGLEHGLDLRYDKTSVTRWLRGQQPRGTTPALIAEVFTRRLGRRLSAQDLGLDACAPVYAGLEFAATPEEAVDIVSGLWRKDSGSHAELRKIAFTPAGLVVPSRDWLIGRADERVGRGEPNQNGAQARVPGQGSRTSVPRQRGTDRGPGQRVSAGDIAALRSVGDLFRTLDQAYGGGHARQALVRYLEHEAEPMLRGTYGESTGRRLFGAVADLTRLAGWTSFDIAAHGLAQRYFVQALRLAQTAGDRAYGAYVLVTMARQAVYLGHGREAVQLTRVAQQGVGSSAPPTVQALLHAVEARGHGVLGEVRSCTASLVRAERTLGIARPGDDVPVWARFFDEAQLADEFGHCHRDLQQYRAAAQHAERSLQLRAPGFARSRLFCRVVLATSRLGLGELDQACALGAEAAQQASEMRSARAIEYVRDFERRLEPYRDAAAVRTYRDRVAAIG, encoded by the coding sequence ATGACGGACCGACCCCCGCAGCGCACCCCGAACCGCCAGCTCGCCGCACTCATCGCCGAAGCCGGTTTCTCCAACGCGGGGCTGGCCCGCCGGGTGGACCAGCTCGGCCTGGAGCACGGCCTCGACCTGAGGTACGACAAGACGTCGGTGACGCGCTGGCTGCGCGGGCAGCAGCCGCGCGGTACCACACCCGCCCTGATCGCCGAGGTCTTCACCCGGCGGCTCGGCCGACGCCTCTCGGCCCAGGACCTGGGCCTGGACGCCTGTGCGCCGGTCTACGCCGGGCTGGAGTTCGCGGCCACCCCCGAGGAGGCCGTGGACATCGTCAGCGGACTCTGGCGCAAGGACTCCGGCAGCCACGCCGAGCTGCGGAAGATCGCGTTCACTCCGGCCGGTCTGGTCGTCCCCAGCCGCGACTGGCTGATCGGGCGTGCCGACGAGCGGGTCGGTCGCGGGGAGCCCAACCAGAACGGCGCGCAGGCCAGAGTGCCCGGCCAGGGCAGCCGCACCTCGGTGCCCCGGCAGCGCGGCACCGACCGGGGCCCGGGCCAGCGGGTCAGCGCGGGCGACATCGCGGCGCTCCGCTCGGTGGGCGATCTCTTCCGCACCCTGGACCAGGCCTACGGCGGCGGGCACGCGCGCCAGGCCCTGGTCCGCTACCTGGAGCACGAGGCGGAGCCGATGCTGCGGGGGACGTACGGGGAGAGCACCGGACGCCGACTGTTCGGGGCCGTGGCGGACCTGACCAGGCTCGCCGGCTGGACGTCGTTCGACATCGCCGCCCACGGTCTCGCCCAGCGGTACTTCGTCCAGGCGCTGCGGCTGGCCCAGACCGCCGGCGACCGGGCCTACGGTGCGTACGTCCTGGTCACGATGGCGCGCCAGGCCGTGTACCTCGGGCACGGGCGCGAGGCCGTCCAGCTGACCCGGGTCGCCCAGCAGGGTGTCGGCTCCTCCGCCCCGCCCACCGTCCAGGCCCTGCTGCACGCGGTCGAGGCCCGCGGCCACGGGGTGCTCGGGGAGGTGCGGTCCTGCACGGCCTCGCTGGTCCGGGCCGAGCGCACGCTGGGCATCGCACGACCCGGGGACGACGTGCCCGTCTGGGCACGGTTCTTCGACGAGGCTCAACTGGCCGACGAGTTCGGGCACTGCCACCGCGATCTGCAGCAGTACCGCGCGGCCGCGCAGCACGCCGAGCGCTCCCTCCAGCTGCGCGCCCCCGGGTTCGCACGCAGCCGGCTCTTCTGCCGTGTCGTCCTCGCCACCTCCCGGCTCGGCCTCGGGGAGCTGGACCAGGCGTGCGCGCTGGGGGCCGAGGCCGCGCAGCAGGCGTCGGAGATGCGGTCGGCACGGGCCATCGAGTACGTGCGTGACTTCGAGCGGCGGCTGGAGCCCTACCGCGACGCGGCCGCGGTCCGCACCTACCGGGACCGCGTCGCGGCGATCGGCTGA
- the lipB gene encoding lipoyl(octanoyl) transferase LipB, protein MSELRFVHLGFGDDAVEYQAAWDEQRRVHAARFAGGIPDTCLLLEHPPVYTAGRRTEDGERPLDGTPVVDVDRGGKITWHGPGQLVGYPIMRLPRPVDVVAHVRRLEEALIRTCADFGVETVRIEGRSGVWVLGDPVERRPPTGGLSLDFDPRLHDEEFDPRLSGPDYAPSNAGQRREDRKLAAIGIRVAKGVTMHGFALNVNPDNTWFDRIVPCGIRDAGVASLANELGRDVTIAEVLPVVEKHLREVLENADPKPRAVAGATGPEPAARAADPAPEPAPAA, encoded by the coding sequence GTGAGCGAGCTGCGATTTGTCCATCTGGGCTTCGGTGACGACGCCGTCGAGTACCAGGCGGCCTGGGACGAGCAGCGCCGTGTGCACGCGGCCCGGTTCGCCGGCGGGATCCCCGACACCTGCCTGCTGCTGGAGCACCCACCGGTCTACACGGCCGGACGGCGCACGGAGGACGGCGAGCGGCCGCTGGACGGCACCCCGGTCGTCGACGTCGACCGCGGCGGGAAGATCACCTGGCACGGCCCCGGCCAGCTCGTCGGCTATCCGATCATGCGGCTGCCCCGGCCGGTGGACGTGGTCGCCCATGTGCGGCGGCTGGAGGAGGCGCTCATCCGGACCTGTGCGGACTTCGGCGTGGAGACCGTCCGGATCGAGGGGCGGAGCGGCGTCTGGGTGCTGGGCGACCCGGTGGAGCGGCGTCCGCCGACCGGAGGGCTGTCACTGGACTTCGACCCGCGGCTGCACGACGAGGAGTTCGACCCCCGCCTCAGCGGCCCGGACTACGCCCCGTCCAACGCCGGGCAGCGGCGCGAGGACCGCAAGCTCGCCGCCATCGGCATCCGGGTGGCCAAGGGCGTGACCATGCACGGCTTCGCCCTGAACGTGAACCCCGACAACACCTGGTTCGACCGGATCGTGCCCTGCGGCATCCGGGACGCGGGTGTGGCCTCGCTCGCGAACGAACTGGGCCGCGACGTGACGATCGCCGAGGTCCTGCCGGTCGTCGAGAAGCACCTGCGGGAGGTGCTGGAGAACGCCGACCCGAAGCCCCGGGCGGTGGCGGGCGCGACCGGGCCGGAGCCGGCGGCGCGGGCTGCGGACCCGGCGCCCGAGCCCGCACCGGCGGCCTGA
- the lipA gene encoding lipoyl synthase — protein sequence MSAVAPDGRKMLRLEVRNSQTPIERKPEWIKTRAKMGPEYNRLQKLVKSEGLHTVCQEAGCPNIFECWEDREATFLIGGDQCTRRCDFCQIDTGRPQALDRDEPRRVGESVVTMDLNYATITGVARDDLEDGGAWLYAETVRQIHAQTAGREAGRTKVELLIPDFNAEPDQLAEVFSARPEVLAHNVETVPRIFKRIRPGFRYERSLKVITEARAAGLVTKSNLILGMGETREEVGEALRHLHDAGCELITITQYLRPSVRHHPVERWVKPQEFVELKEEAEEIGFSGVMSGPLVRSSYRAGRLFQQAMDQRRSAAGQPGGEAAAAQAG from the coding sequence GTGTCCGCTGTAGCACCCGACGGACGCAAGATGCTGCGCCTGGAGGTCCGGAACAGCCAGACCCCCATCGAGCGCAAGCCCGAGTGGATCAAGACGCGGGCGAAGATGGGCCCCGAGTACAACCGGTTGCAGAAGCTCGTCAAGAGCGAGGGCCTGCACACGGTCTGCCAGGAGGCCGGCTGCCCGAACATCTTCGAGTGCTGGGAGGACCGCGAGGCCACCTTCCTCATCGGCGGCGACCAGTGCACCCGGCGCTGCGACTTCTGCCAGATCGACACGGGCCGGCCGCAGGCGCTCGACCGGGACGAACCGCGCCGCGTCGGCGAGTCGGTCGTCACGATGGACCTGAACTACGCCACGATCACCGGCGTCGCCCGCGACGACCTGGAGGACGGCGGAGCCTGGCTGTACGCGGAGACCGTGCGCCAGATCCACGCGCAGACGGCGGGGCGCGAGGCCGGCCGGACCAAGGTCGAGCTGCTGATCCCGGACTTCAACGCGGAGCCGGACCAGCTGGCCGAGGTCTTCTCCGCCCGCCCCGAGGTGCTGGCGCACAACGTGGAGACGGTGCCGCGCATCTTCAAGCGCATCCGTCCCGGCTTCCGCTACGAACGCTCGCTGAAGGTGATCACCGAGGCCCGCGCGGCCGGCCTGGTCACCAAGTCGAACCTGATCCTCGGCATGGGCGAGACCCGCGAGGAGGTCGGCGAGGCCCTGCGGCACCTGCACGACGCGGGCTGCGAGCTGATCACCATCACCCAGTACCTGCGGCCTTCCGTGCGGCACCACCCCGTCGAGCGCTGGGTGAAGCCGCAGGAGTTCGTGGAGCTGAAGGAGGAGGCCGAGGAGATCGGCTTCTCCGGCGTGATGTCGGGACCGCTGGTGCGATCCTCGTACCGGGCCGGACGCCTCTTCCAGCAGGCCATGGACCAGCGGCGGTCGGCCGCCGGGCAGCCGGGCGGTGAGGCCGCGGCCGCCCAGGCCGGGTGA
- a CDS encoding SCO2195 family GlnR-regulated protein encodes MQAATSVRANAFPTLTQALLAVESVLLGGGQRTARRNAWTAVLEDRRRARDRVAAQHVLEAVATRSSWGT; translated from the coding sequence ATGCAGGCCGCGACCTCCGTACGCGCCAACGCCTTCCCGACGCTCACCCAGGCCCTCCTCGCCGTCGAGTCCGTACTCCTGGGCGGCGGCCAGCGCACCGCCCGCCGCAACGCCTGGACCGCGGTCCTCGAGGACCGGCGCCGCGCCAGGGACCGGGTTGCGGCGCAGCACGTCCTGGAGGCCGTGGCGACCCGCTCTTCCTGGGGCACGTAA
- a CDS encoding DUF4191 domain-containing protein: protein MARKDKAENSANPGRLKQIALTYKMTRRVDPKVGLVVAGVGIVTFGVFLAIGFLIGHPVYLGILGFLLAFLAMAIVFGRRAERAAFGQMEGQPGAAAAVLQNVGRGWTTTPAIAMNRNQDVVHRAVGRAGIVLVAEGNPNRVKTLLAAEKKRMARVAVDAPVHDIIVGNDEGQVPLKKLRTTMTKLPRVLTGSQVTQANDRLRAMGDLMSNMPLPKGPMPGRGFRGRSPRG from the coding sequence ATGGCGAGGAAGGACAAGGCAGAGAACTCTGCGAACCCCGGGCGACTGAAGCAGATCGCCCTTACCTACAAAATGACCCGGCGGGTCGACCCCAAGGTCGGCCTCGTCGTCGCGGGTGTGGGAATCGTCACCTTCGGTGTCTTCCTCGCGATCGGCTTCCTGATCGGCCACCCGGTCTATCTGGGCATCCTGGGCTTCCTGCTGGCCTTCCTCGCGATGGCGATCGTCTTCGGACGCCGCGCCGAGCGCGCCGCCTTCGGGCAGATGGAGGGACAGCCGGGAGCGGCGGCCGCCGTACTGCAGAACGTGGGCCGGGGCTGGACCACGACCCCCGCGATCGCGATGAACCGCAACCAGGACGTCGTCCACCGGGCCGTCGGCCGCGCCGGCATCGTGCTGGTGGCCGAGGGAAACCCGAACCGGGTCAAGACCCTGCTGGCGGCCGAGAAGAAGAGGATGGCCCGGGTGGCCGTGGACGCGCCGGTGCACGACATCATCGTCGGCAACGACGAGGGCCAGGTGCCGCTGAAGAAGCTGCGCACCACCATGACGAAGCTGCCCCGGGTACTGACCGGCTCGCAGGTGACGCAGGCGAACGACCGTCTGCGCGCCATGGGCGACCTGATGAGCAACATGCCGCTGCCGAAGGGCCCGATGCCTGGCCGTGGGTTTCGCGGTCGCTCACCGCGAGGATGA
- a CDS encoding WhiB family transcriptional regulator, protein MLYDPERRWLDRALCRTVHPDKFFAPNGSQLGRKPADVTQSIWDDAKAICRRCPVLEECRRDTKGEEYGVWGGVDEYERHRARERLAKGSWKRWPEGTPQGVGWPDIRHGRSRGVTARGENRRHRGQRWPAQRQ, encoded by the coding sequence GTGCTCTATGACCCGGAACGGCGCTGGCTCGACCGGGCCCTCTGTCGCACGGTCCACCCGGACAAGTTCTTCGCCCCGAATGGCAGCCAGCTCGGTCGGAAGCCGGCCGACGTCACGCAGAGCATCTGGGATGACGCGAAAGCAATATGCCGCCGCTGCCCGGTACTGGAGGAATGTCGCCGGGATACCAAGGGCGAGGAGTACGGCGTCTGGGGCGGCGTGGACGAGTATGAGCGCCATCGCGCCCGCGAGCGCTTGGCCAAGGGCTCCTGGAAGAGGTGGCCGGAGGGCACCCCGCAGGGGGTGGGGTGGCCCGACATACGCCATGGTCGCTCGCGCGGTGTCACCGCGCGTGGCGAGAATCGTCGTCACCGCGGACAGCGGTGGCCGGCGCAAAGGCAGTGA
- a CDS encoding RDD family protein, whose translation MDNRQAIGSWLSGPRAAAEDMGADFGYRGERLGLPQDGPGSVAPLGRRFGALFIDWGLCVLVAYGLVTGRDWSAAGNPALLVFLVLSVLTVGTVGSTPGKRLLGLRVVGENGGRLGPGRVLVRSVLLCLAVPALVWDRDGRGLHDRLARAVQVRA comes from the coding sequence GTGGACAACAGGCAAGCGATCGGATCGTGGCTCTCCGGGCCCCGCGCGGCGGCCGAGGACATGGGCGCCGACTTCGGCTACCGGGGCGAGCGGCTCGGGCTGCCGCAGGACGGGCCGGGTTCCGTCGCCCCGCTCGGGCGGCGCTTCGGCGCGCTCTTCATCGACTGGGGCCTGTGCGTGCTCGTCGCATACGGCCTCGTCACCGGACGCGACTGGTCCGCGGCGGGCAATCCGGCGCTGCTGGTCTTCCTCGTGCTCAGCGTGCTGACCGTCGGCACCGTCGGCAGCACCCCCGGCAAGCGGCTCCTCGGACTGCGGGTCGTCGGCGAGAACGGCGGGCGGCTCGGCCCGGGCCGGGTCCTCGTCCGCAGCGTGCTGCTCTGCCTGGCCGTTCCGGCGCTGGTCTGGGACCGCGACGGCCGGGGGCTGCACGACCGGCTCGCCCGCGCGGTCCAGGTGCGCGCCTGA
- the glnA gene encoding type I glutamate--ammonia ligase, producing the protein MFQNADDAKKFIADNDVKMIDVRFCDLPGVMQHFTIPATAFDPSEELAFDGSSIRGFQAIHESDMALRADLSTARLDPFRRDKTLNINFFIHDPITGEQYSRDPRNIAKKAEAYLASTGIADTAYFGPEAEFYVFDSVRFATSANEGFYHIDSEAGAWNTGAVEDNRGYKVRYKGGYFPAPPVDHFADLRAEISLELENAGLQVERQHHEVGTAGQAEINYKFNTLLAAADDLMLFKYIVKNVAWRNGKTATFMPKPIFGDNGSGMHVHQSLWQGGSPLFYDEQGYAGLSDTARYYIGGILKHAPSLLAFTNPTVNSYHRLVPGFEAPVNLVYSQRNRSAAMRIPITGSNPKAKRVEFRAPDPSSNPYLAFSALLLAGLDGVKNKIEPAEPIDKDLYELAPEEHAGVPQVPTSLPAVLDALEADNEYLQAGGVFTADLIETWIDYKRTNEIAPIQLRPHPHEFELYFDI; encoded by the coding sequence ATGTTCCAGAACGCCGACGACGCCAAGAAGTTCATCGCGGACAACGACGTGAAGATGATCGACGTCCGGTTCTGCGACCTTCCGGGCGTGATGCAGCACTTCACCATCCCGGCCACGGCGTTCGACCCGTCCGAGGAGCTCGCCTTCGACGGCTCGTCGATCCGCGGCTTCCAGGCGATCCACGAGTCCGACATGGCGCTGCGGGCGGACCTGTCCACGGCGCGGCTGGACCCGTTCCGCCGTGACAAGACCCTCAACATCAACTTCTTCATCCACGACCCGATCACGGGCGAGCAGTACAGCCGCGACCCGCGGAACATCGCCAAGAAGGCCGAGGCCTACCTCGCCTCCACCGGCATCGCGGACACCGCGTACTTCGGCCCCGAGGCCGAGTTCTACGTCTTCGACTCGGTGCGCTTCGCCACCTCGGCGAACGAGGGGTTCTACCACATCGACTCCGAGGCCGGCGCCTGGAACACCGGGGCCGTCGAGGACAACCGCGGCTACAAGGTGCGCTACAAGGGCGGCTACTTCCCGGCCCCGCCGGTCGACCACTTCGCCGACCTGCGCGCGGAGATCTCCCTGGAGCTGGAGAACGCCGGCCTGCAGGTCGAGCGCCAGCACCACGAGGTCGGCACCGCCGGCCAGGCCGAGATCAACTACAAGTTCAACACGCTGCTCGCCGCGGCCGACGACCTGATGCTCTTCAAGTACATCGTGAAGAACGTCGCCTGGCGCAACGGCAAGACCGCGACCTTCATGCCCAAGCCGATCTTCGGTGACAACGGCTCCGGCATGCACGTCCACCAGTCGCTGTGGCAGGGCGGCTCCCCGCTCTTCTACGACGAGCAGGGCTACGCGGGCCTCTCCGACACGGCCCGCTACTACATCGGCGGCATCCTGAAGCACGCCCCGTCGCTGCTGGCCTTCACCAACCCGACGGTCAACTCCTACCACCGCCTGGTGCCGGGCTTCGAGGCGCCCGTGAACCTCGTTTACTCGCAGCGCAACCGCTCGGCCGCGATGCGCATCCCGATCACGGGCTCCAACCCGAAGGCCAAGCGCGTGGAGTTCCGCGCGCCGGACCCGTCCTCCAACCCGTACCTGGCCTTCTCGGCGCTGCTGCTCGCCGGCCTCGACGGCGTCAAGAACAAGATCGAGCCGGCCGAGCCGATCGACAAGGACCTCTACGAACTCGCCCCCGAGGAGCACGCGGGCGTCCCGCAGGTCCCGACCTCCCTCCCGGCGGTCCTCGACGCCCTCGAGGCGGACAACGAGTACCTCCAGGCCGGCGGCGTCTTCACGGCCGATCTGATCGAGACCTGGATCGACTACAAGCGGACGAACGAGATCGCCCCGATCCAGCTCCGCCCGCACCCGCACGAGTTCGAGCTGTACTTCGACATCTAG